The genomic DNA AGGCTCTTAAGCAACCAGGCCAGTTTCAATCCATCGAATTCAAGGAAGCCTACCCTACAGCGCGTGCAAGTGCCGGATGATCAACCCCGTGTGTACGTAGATGACGTCCTCGGCAATGTTCGTGCAGTGGTCGCCGATGCGCTCCAGATTCTTGGCCATCATGATGTTGCCGAAGTTCACTTCGGTGTCGCTGCCCTGCATGTTCGAGAGCATGTCCTGGACGATCTGTGCGTAGAGCGCGTCGACGACGTCGTCGCTGCGGACGACTTCCTTGGCCAGGTTCTGGTCGCCGAGGTTTAGGGCCTTCAGGGTGCTGCGGAGCAGGTTGACGACGCTGTTGCCCATCAGCTTCAGGTCGGCCGGGGCGCGGTAGTTGTGCTCCAGCACAAGCGGGCGGACGCGCTGGGCGCAGTTCACGGCACAGTCGGCGATGCGTTCGAGGTCGGAGTTGGCCTTGATCACCGTCATGATGATGCGAAGGTCGATCGCGGTGGGCTGGTGCAGCGCCAGGAGGTTGATCGCGAGCTTCTCGATCTCCACCTCCTCGTCGTCCACGCGCTTGTCGGTCGCGATCGTCTGCTCGGCGAGGCGCTCGTTGCAGGACACGATGGAGTCGACCGACTGTTCGACCACCTGTTGCACGAGTGCGCTCATGCGGGCCAGGCGGTTCTGGAGGGTCTCAAGCTGATCGGTGAAGTTGATGGCCATGGGTGAACGCCTGCCGTGACCGCGTCGCGCGGGAACTGTCGTCCCATCGCGGCGGCATACCTGTTTCGGGCGGCAAGGAAATCTTGCCACCATCGCGCCAGTTTAACGCATCGGCTGAAGATTCATAGCGCTTAACAGGGGCAAGATTCGGAATTAACGCGCCCCTAGCGAACGCCCCCGTGTCACTACACTGGTTTGGCCGCCTCAGTGAGCAGGTTCCCCGCCCCTTCCAATGGGCCGCTCACCGCATCCGACGACTGGACCGCCGGCGTGTCATCCCGCAGGTTTGAAACGGTCGCCGTGCGCACCCAGTCGAGGTATCCGAAGCGCCAGAGGTATGCGAACCCGATGAGGATCACGCCGAAGAAGAAGAGCATGTCGACGATCGCCACCTGCCGCACCGCGAACGCGTCGGGCAGGCCCGATTCTTTGGCAATGCGCACCGCGTCGCCCCAGGCCACCGCCCAGGGGTAGAACAGCGCGATCTCGACGGCGAACACGAGGTACACGAGCGCAACGATGTAGAAGCGCAGATCGAACTGCACCCAGTTGCTGCCGATCGACGGCTCGCCGCACTCGTACGCTTCGAGCTTCTGCGCATTGGGCAGCTTCGGTCGCGCCAGCGACCCGATGGTCAGGTTCGCGAAGACGAACACCCCGCCAAGCACGACGAAGAGGACGATGGAGAGCAGGACTTCCATGGCGACCTCGGAGTATAGGATTGCACGCTCGACGAAGAAAGCCCGCGGCCCCCGCCTAGTTT from Tepidisphaeraceae bacterium includes the following:
- the phoU gene encoding phosphate signaling complex protein PhoU, which gives rise to MAINFTDQLETLQNRLARMSALVQQVVEQSVDSIVSCNERLAEQTIATDKRVDDEEVEIEKLAINLLALHQPTAIDLRIIMTVIKANSDLERIADCAVNCAQRVRPLVLEHNYRAPADLKLMGNSVVNLLRSTLKALNLGDQNLAKEVVRSDDVVDALYAQIVQDMLSNMQGSDTEVNFGNIMMAKNLERIGDHCTNIAEDVIYVHTGLIIRHLHAL
- a CDS encoding NADH-quinone oxidoreductase subunit A, with the protein product MEVLLSIVLFVVLGGVFVFANLTIGSLARPKLPNAQKLEAYECGEPSIGSNWVQFDLRFYIVALVYLVFAVEIALFYPWAVAWGDAVRIAKESGLPDAFAVRQVAIVDMLFFFGVILIGFAYLWRFGYLDWVRTATVSNLRDDTPAVQSSDAVSGPLEGAGNLLTEAAKPV